The Amblyraja radiata isolate CabotCenter1 unplaced genomic scaffold, sAmbRad1.1.pri S118, whole genome shotgun sequence genome includes a region encoding these proteins:
- the LOC116969180 gene encoding probable G-protein coupled receptor 139: protein MAASDLLVGITDPFLRLTIQIHFPYSLLNITPVCATTEVLVFTTTAVSVWLTVAFTFDRFVAICCEKLETRYCTERTAAVVIGAVSVLGCFENVPRYFRIEPVYVFNDLPWGCYAKPTFYTSSAWVAYDVTHRVLTPCIPFFLILLLNVLTVRRIVAASRVRRGLRRRSNGENDKDPEMENRRKSIILLFSITGTFILLWATQAVFYIFTSIAKTGYDSSPNGYYYITSVTSGFLQLLSTCTNTCIYVVTQSKFRGELINAVKFPLRAMRAHLQSDFYTPRKQGI from the coding sequence ATGGCAGCGTCTGATCTCCTGGTCGGCATCACCGATCCGTTTCTCCGTCTGACTATTCAAATTCACTTCCCATATTCATTGCTGAACATTACTCCCGTGTGCGCGACGACCGAAGTCCTGGTATTTACAACCACCGCGGTCTCTGTCTGGCTGACGGTGGCCTTTACCTTCGATCGGTTTGTGGCTATTTGTTGTGAGAAGCTGGAAACAAGATATTGCACTGAGAGAACGGCGGCTGTGGTTATCGGGGCAGTGAGTGTGCTGGGCTGTTTCGAGAACGTCCCCAGGTATTTTAGGATAGAACCTGTCTACGTGTTTAATGATCTTCCCTGGGGTTGCTACGCCAAACCCACCTTCTATACGTCGTCTGCATGGGTCGCATATGATGTCACACACCGCGTTCTAACCCCTTGTATCCCGTTCTTTCTGATTCTTCTGCTCAATGTGCTGACGGTCAGGCGGATTGTAGCGGCCAGCAGAGTCCGCaggggtctccggcgccgcagcAACGGAGAGAATGACaaggacccggagatggagaaccGCAGGAAATCAATTATTTTACTCTTTAGTATCACGGGCACTTTCATACTCCTGTGGGCAACACAAGCTGTCTTTTACATCTTTACTAGTATTGCGAAGACCGGATATGACAGCTCCCCTAACGGTTATTACTATATCACGAGTGTCACGTCGGGGTTCTTACAGCTGCTCAGTACCTGCACTAACACGTGTATTTACGTGGTGACTCAGAGTAAATTCAGAGGTGAACTGATAAACGCGGTTAAATTCCCACTGAGAGCAATGCGTGCACATTTACAATCTGATTTTTATACACCACGCAAACAGGGTATTTGA